The following is a genomic window from Benincasa hispida cultivar B227 chromosome 7, ASM972705v1, whole genome shotgun sequence.
AGAAGGTGAACTGACCTATTCTGTACTTTTAAATTGTTTGGAGTTACTAGATTTGGATTCACTGACTTCAatctttctccatttttttgttCAGACCACTCCAGTAGTCAAGGAACGAAACAGTGCAAGTGTGAAGAAGAAACCAGTATCATCCACGACCAAAGCAGCCCAGATTGCGACCCCCAAACTCTCCAAGACAACACCAGGACCCACCACACCAGCAACACGGTCTTCTGTGCCACGGTCCTCTATAAACAAGGGAAGTAATTCATCTCTAAGGAGCCGGAATCCATCTTCTGTTGAAAGCAAGAAAGTAGCGCCTAAGTCTCTGCATATGTCTCTTAGTCTGGGAACTCCCAACTCTGATCCATCTTCTGGTATCGGAATTAGAAGGTCTttcatcatggagaaaatggcaGACAAGGACATTGTGAAACGGGCATTTAAGACATTTCAGAACAGTTTCAACCAAATGAAATCGTCTCCTCAAGAGGAGAGGTCTTCTGCTCCTAAGATGGTTAGATCTTCTTGCTATTCCATATGCAAATAAATCTAGAACTGCCTGTCCAAATTGTATTGATTGTGCAACgtgattgttttatttattatcaagTTTGTCATTGCTTGACATTGTCCTTACCTCTCAATCTTATGGACAGGTTCCtgcgagagagagagaaacaacAAAAATCTCCACTTCCGTGGCTGCTAAAAAGGAGACTGAAGGGTattctttttataataaataacaaCTGAATTTTAGCTGCGTTTCTTGCATGATACGTACAGTTCATCTTTGTCCCCGATTATATTATTaggaaatttaattttgttcattttttaaaattcagcaATTCCAACTCATTATTAGGCTGTTTTCTGCTGATTAGTTAACCTTTTGCTTAATAGATACACGACCTAGTCCTAATTCTTAATTCTCTTCTTGGATGAGCagaatattttatgattatcttCCCAGAACCGGTAGTTAGTACCtatttcatttcttctttttaacAAACACACATATTCAACCAGTTCGTGTTGAACTTACTATACTTTCTTGTCATGTGATAGGATGCACAAAGTAAGTGGTACAATAAGAGGTACAGATAACAGAACGGCCAGGGTTGCTCCATCTCAAAAGTTGGATGGAACAACCAATGCAAAAGTTATTGGGAGAACAAGCCTGCAATCGAAATCTAAGGTTGTTCCATCTCAgaaagtggaggagaaatttaaTGCCAGAGCGGGAGGAAGAACAAATCTTCTATCAAAATCAAAGGTTTGCTGAAGTgtggtattttattttatctttttaattcaCACCATTGTTGTATATTTGTCTGCTCCTCAATGAATATACGCTCAAAACTGGTTAATGATTAGTAGGTTTTCCTAGTTTCCCATTTCATATATCAAagaatcaacaactcttaataTCTTGTAGCCATTTATCCTAGAGGTGTCAAAAAATGAGCTTgttgtttttcgttttttttcttttcccttcgATTGAAGCTAAGATAATTAGCAGAATTACttcctctttgtttttctttcatacGCTTTGGAAGTTAATAGGTAGCACACACACTATTTTCTTATACAGGATGCTTCTAGGAATGGGCTTCGCTCTTAAGTTTTGTAGATTGGAAACAAACCGTCAGCTACCAGGTGTATCAACAATGGGAACCGAATCTGGTTGGACGTTGATAAAAGTTACTTCTCCCTTCTCCCTGAAGGGCTTCATGTCATGAATTCATTGTTTCCCCTGAAAGTAGCAGTCTTTGTCGATCCAGAGTCTATGTAGATTGGAGTGGGATAGGATCTTTAATGAAGCAGATGGTGCCATTTTACGAGGTTCATCAGTAATATACAGAAAGCTCGAGGGGACCCGAAATAGCCCCGATTTATATATAACTAGAAAAGGGCATCTGTGTGTATGATGTTGTATTGTCTTAGAATTGCCTTATTTTCTTTCAGATAGGTGCAAATGCTATATATAATGTATACTTCATAGTCCCCAGTTGCTACATGATGTTTGATGATACTACAATTTTAGACTAGATGGAGAAACTTCGGATTAGCCTTTATATTATCCATATTTTTCGATTGAATAATATTCACTCATTGTAAAATCAAAGCTTTTGTAATTTACCATTTGGATAATGCTTAGATCTGCAAATCACAGACTTAATGCTATGATGAATTGTATCAAACAATTTAAGTACATGAAAAAATGCCCTATTGTTACATCTTTTGTTCCTGATTCCGAATCTTATGTACATTAGTTTAACAAAAATGAGAATacatttatgaataaaatttgcTCAGAATTCATCATCTGTATCACTAGAGCTGCCTCTGGACTTGTCTGACATAAAATTTTCCGGCAAGTTATGGAAGATGGCCTTTGATCTCACCGGCGATGAACCCGAACCCAAACCCATATTTACTCCAGACGATCTCCTCCTCTGGAGATCTCGGGTAATTTCAACACACACTCGATCTACCATCTCTAGGAAATCTTTAACTATGATGAATAATTGAAGCCGATTTGCTTCtttatcttttgaacttacTGCCTGATAATACTCTGTTGTCTTCATCACTAACTCCATCACCTtcgtttgttcttctttcacACCCTTCAGCTCTCTCTCTGCTGCCTCAAGAAACACTCTCATTTCTTTAGCAAAACCACCTTCATTGTTTCCAATTTGAGTCGAGAGCTGCTGGATTTCTGCAGTTCGGCTAGTCAGCGATGGCCAGGCCTTGACGAAGCTCTCGTAGTCGATTGCCGCCGCTTTCTTTACATTAGAGAACTCGGCACTTAGACCTCCCACCACTGGTAGTCCCAACATCATATATTCCTTTACTCTGTCTTCCTTCGCAGTTGAATTTTCGGAGCTGCTAAAGCTGTTGTCACTGCTATGACTGCTATTACGGCTCAAGCTCTTCTTCctgtttaaaatacactttttcCCTTCTGCCCTGACCACTTCTTGCACGACAAAGTGAAGCAAAGTGGTTTTCCCATCAGTGCTTCGAACGTCAGAGAGCTTCCGAAGAGCTGTAAGGTTGAAAGCTCTGGCATTTCCTCTTGCAGTTCCTGCATTTAGCCGATTCCCAGCTTTGAGAATTGCTTCAAGAAGTTTCAAAAACAGCCCTCGAGTTCTTAGTTCCTTGCAGGCGGATTCCAGAGTTTGTATAGATTCCTTGAGATGGAGAATCTCCGAAGTGAAATTCAATCGGAAAAGCATGGCGTTGAAGCGCGTAAAGGCAGATGGAACCGATTTGAGAAGATGGTAAAGGAAAGATTCGGCATCAGCTAGCTTCTGAGGGTCTCCTTTGTAAGCAAGAATTTGGGAAATTTCTTCTTGAGTCGGAGCAATTCTTGTGAGTTTTTCAAGAATCTCTGTTTCGAGGCCTTGACCTTCGTTGAGCGCATCGAGGATTTCGTTACGAGGAATGGTCAAGGACTTGATTACAATGGCTATGTTCTGAGATTTTTTCGGTTCAAGAATGAAAGTTTGCGACGGCCCCGAGTTCCGACCAACGGCGTTTGCTGAAGAACTAGCTTCACTCCGGGGGGACTTCCGGTTCGTTGCGACATATCCAAACAGAGCTTCCATAAGATCCCCATCAAATCTGTACACAAACAAGAAATCAATCAGTACCCAAAAGAATATATTCAAGAAACAATAAAGGGTGTTTGAAAAGATAATTACTTGAAAGAACCGGCGCTCATTTTGTCCCAAACCATGGAATGATCGGCATTTGCAGTGTTCACTTTATCCCAATGCAGGGGCTTCATTTTAACCTGACCATTGTCGGCTGATGAAGAAGCCTCTCCAGAGGATTTATTACCCTCTTTTGCAGGTGCAGGCCTTGAGGGCAATTTTGAACCGCCGGGTTTGGGTGGTGGCAGCGGTGGTGCTGCCGGATTTGCTTTGGCCGGTATAGGAGGGGGAGGTGGACCTGCTGAATTGGTCTTGGATTGAATGGGAGGAGGAGGCGGCGGCGGTCTTGAATTGGTCTTGGCCGGAATGGGAGGAGGCGGCGGCGGCAGTCTTGAATTGGTCTTGGCTGGAATTGATGGGGGCGGTGGCGGAACAGAGCTCTTATTTTTAGGAACAGCCATGAGAGATTGTGACGGAGGTACCTGAATTTCCGCCGGCTGCGGTGGCGCTGCTGATGAAAGATTCGAACTACTTGATGGTTTTCCAACTGACTGAACAGAATTCTCAATAAATGGCGGAGGGTTGTTAATCTGGGGCGGCGGAGGGGGTGGTGGCGATGTAATCCG
Proteins encoded in this region:
- the LOC120081148 gene encoding protein WVD2-like 7 isoform X1 — translated: MEEPVVVDVLNDEHKVEENALTKPLLEVSVSFGRFENDLLSWEKWSTFSPNKYLEEVEKYATPGSVAQKRAYFEAHYKKIADRKTRLLEQEREMEFNTTVSNELNGGGDLMGHNERADSESETSNHHVSVEEVDRNTTMIGEVSSVYQEVVKDDVESNVECESSPDGEKEEPEGKFDCVGSDSETSKQEEVVVKEVETPPPVESRTTKEPPQKLVNKVSAVSKVKQQILKPNRLKESKKTTPVVKERNSASVKKKPVSSTTKAAQIATPKLSKTTPGPTTPATRSSVPRSSINKGSNSSLRSRNPSSVESKKVAPKSLHMSLSLGTPNSDPSSGIGIRRSFIMEKMADKDIVKRAFKTFQNSFNQMKSSPQEERSSAPKMVPARERETTKISTSVAAKKETEGMHKVSGTIRGTDNRTARVAPSQKLDGTTNAKVIGRTSLQSKSKVVPSQKVEEKFNARAGGRTNLLSKSKDASRNGLRS
- the LOC120081148 gene encoding protein WVD2-like 7 isoform X2; the encoded protein is MEEPVVVDVLNDEHKVEENALTKPLLEVSVSFGRFENDLLSWEKWSTFSPNKYLEEVEKYATPGSVAQKRAYFEAHYKKIADRKTRLLEQEREMEFNTTVSNELNGGGDLMGHNERADSESETSNHHVSVEEVDRNTTMIGEVSSVYQEVVKDDVESNVECESSPDGEKEEPEGKFDCVGSDSETSKQEEVVVKEVETPPPVESRTTKEPPQKLVNKVSAVSKVKQQILKPNRLKESKKTTPVVKERNSASVKKKPVSSTTKAAQIATPKLSKTTPGPTTPATRSSVPRSSINKGSNSSLRSRNPSSVESKKVAPKSLHMSLSLGTPNSDPSSGIGIRRSFIMEKMADKDIVKRAFKTFQNSFNQMKSSPQEERSSAPKMVPARERETTKISTSVAAKKETEGMHKVSGTIRGTDNRTARVAPSQKLDGTTNAKVIGRTSLQSKSKVVPSQKVEEKFNARAGGRTNLLSKSKVC
- the LOC120081147 gene encoding formin-like protein 4, whose product is MDLLLHLHLQPWQLHLFLLFLSLSPVCYCQLSPPQNIETFYPSPVIPQPPSPISPSSSLDHPPSSTSTKTIATAVAVTAVGVALISTLFFFLIQRYVIGRKRKTEEANSGTGPAGLNSQPAVAQSEFSRVDGNLKGFIVDENGLDVIYWKRLERKKSKNSFHRSDGEGNVKENRSKKSEPVQEIPLLRGKSSTSHVKIAPEDEESSRITSPPPPPPPQINNPPPFIENSVQSVGKPSSSSNLSSAAPPQPAEIQVPPSQSLMAVPKNKSSVPPPPPSIPAKTNSRLPPPPPPIPAKTNSRPPPPPPPIQSKTNSAGPPPPPIPAKANPAAPPLPPPKPGGSKLPSRPAPAKEGNKSSGEASSSADNGQVKMKPLHWDKVNTANADHSMVWDKMSAGSFKFDGDLMEALFGYVATNRKSPRSEASSSANAVGRNSGPSQTFILEPKKSQNIAIVIKSLTIPRNEILDALNEGQGLETEILEKLTRIAPTQEEISQILAYKGDPQKLADAESFLYHLLKSVPSAFTRFNAMLFRLNFTSEILHLKESIQTLESACKELRTRGLFLKLLEAILKAGNRLNAGTARGNARAFNLTALRKLSDVRSTDGKTTLLHFVVQEVVRAEGKKCILNRKKSLSRNSSHSSDNSFSSSENSTAKEDRVKEYMMLGLPVVGGLSAEFSNVKKAAAIDYESFVKAWPSLTSRTAEIQQLSTQIGNNEGGFAKEMRVFLEAAERELKGVKEEQTKVMELVMKTTEYYQAVSSKDKEANRLQLFIIVKDFLEMVDRVCVEITRDLQRRRSSGVNMGLGSGSSPVRSKAIFHNLPENFMSDKSRGSSSDTDDEF